The sequence CGCGCATTCGCGCTGTGCCAGGGAGCTTTGTACGACAAGGTGCTTATGTGGCCCCTGATGTGGTACTGATGCCGAGTTTTGTCAACATTGGTGCCTATGTTGGACAAGGAACTCTGATTGATACCTGGGTCACTGTTGGCTCATGTGCTCAGGTTGGTAAACATTGCCATATATCTGGAGGAGTAGGAATTGGTGGCGTGTTGGAGCCACTACAAGCTAATCCGGTCATTATCGAGGATAACTGCTTTATCGGCGCACGCAGCGAAGTCGTTGAAGGTGTAATTGTTGAGCGCGGCAGTGTTATCGGCATGGGCGTCTTTTTAGGAGCTTCTACCCCAATTATCAACCGAACTACCGGTGAGATAACCTATGGCCGTATTCCACCTTACTCGGTTGTCATTGCTGGCACAAAGCCTGCTATCAAACCACTACCTGACGGTTCGCCTAGTCCGTCTCTTGCTTGCGCTGTAATTGTCAAGCAAGTGGATGCAGGAAC is a genomic window of Pseudomonadota bacterium containing:
- the dapD gene encoding 2,3,4,5-tetrahydropyridine-2,6-dicarboxylate N-succinyltransferase → MTIAVANTQLTTENLETIIERSWNTPNENSAILRSAVDEVIAGLDSGRLRIAESKDGQWHVNTWLKQAVLLSFRLNDNQKIAATSPAYDKVPLKFSSWSESDFASSRIRAVPGSFVRQGAYVAPDVVLMPSFVNIGAYVGQGTLIDTWVTVGSCAQVGKHCHISGGVGIGGVLEPLQANPVIIEDNCFIGARSEVVEGVIVERGSVIGMGVFLGASTPIINRTTGEITYGRIPPYSVVIAGTKPAIKPLPDGSPSPSLACAVIVKQVDAGTRSKTAINDLLRP